Proteins encoded by one window of Arachis ipaensis cultivar K30076 chromosome B04, Araip1.1, whole genome shotgun sequence:
- the LOC107638146 gene encoding UDP-glycosyltransferase 83A1-like translates to MGIPHFLCIPFPLLGHVNPLMQFSHVLAKHGCKVTFLHTEFSHKGSNTNVEGSNIKVVTLPDGLENEDDRSDMLRVLLSIKRTMPSLLPKLIEDVNALDSENKISCILVTTNMGFALELGHRLGIKGALFATTSATSLACGVFVQRLIDDGIIDSSGHPTRKQEIELSPGLPKIDTAQFPWRGVSKLWFTNIIEEMETLKVAQWWLCNTICDLEPAAFSISPRFLPIGPFMETYDNNKASSSLWQEDTTCLHWLDQQPTRSVVYVSFGSLVVLESNQFKELALALDLLNKPFLWVVRANQNNSDSSYPKEFHGSKGKIVAWAPQKRILNHPAIACFVTHCGWNSILEGVCGGVPFLCWPFNSDQFINKLYICDVWKVGLELEKDKNELISRGEIRKKVEQLLGNEEMRLRSLKWREMTLKNVGQDGQSTKNLIMFVNWAK, encoded by the exons ATGGGAATCCCTCACTTTCTTTGCATACCATTTCCACTTCTAGGCCATGTGAACCCCCTCATGCAATTTTCTCATGTTCTAGCCAAACATGGCTGCAAGGTCACTTTTCTACACACTGAGTTCAGCCACAAAG GCTCCAACACCAACGTTGAAGGGTCAAACATTAAGGTTGTGACACTCCCAGATGGTTTGGAAAATGAAGATGATAGGAGTGACATGTTAAGAGTACTTTTGTCCATAAAGAGAACCATGCCTTCGTTGCTTCCAAAGCTAATAGAAGATGTCAATGCCTTAGACTCTGAGAACAAAATCAGTTGCATACTTGTTACCACAAACATGGGTTTTGCCTTGGAACTTGGCCACAGACTAGGGATCAAAGGTGCTCTCTTCGCTACAACTTCAGCTACTTCCTTGGCATGTGGTGTCTTCGTGCAGAGGCTCATTGATGATGGCATTATTGATTCTTCAG GACACCCCACCAGAAAACAAGAAATTGAGCTCTCCCCAGGATTGCCTAAGATAGACACGGCGCAATTCCCATGGCGCGGCGTAAGCAAGCTCTGGTTTACTAATATTATTGAAGAGATGGAAACACTCAAAGTAGCTCAATGGTGGCTTTGCAACACTATTTGTGATCTTGAGCCTGCAGCATTCTCCATTTCACCAAGGTTCCTACCAATTGGTCCATTCATGGAAACTTATGATAATAACAAGGCTTCTTCTTCATTGTGGCAAGAAGACACAACTTGCCTACATTGGTTGGATCAACAACCAACTCGATCCGTCGTGTATGTTTCGTTTGGTAGTTTGGTTGTGTTGGAATCAAATCAATTCAAAGAACTAGCACTCGCGCTTGATCTCCTTAACAAGCCTTTTCTTTGGGTCGTTCGCGCCAACCAGAATAACAGTGATTCATCATATCCTAAAGAATTTCATGGAAGTAAAGGTAAAATTGTGGCTTGGGCACCACAGAAGAGGATCCTAAACCACCCTGCCATAGCTTGTTTTGTCACACATTGTGGTTGGAATTCTATTTTAGAAGGTGTTTGTGGGGGTGTACCATTTCTATGTTGGCCATTTAATAGTGACCAATTTATTAACAAGTTATATATTTGTGATGTGTGGAAGGTTGGATTGGAATTGGAAAAGGATAAGAATGAACTGATTTCAAGGGGTGAGATAAGGAAGAAGGTGGAGCAATTGCTTgggaatgaagaaatgagattaAGGTCTTTGAAATGGAGGGAAATGACTTTAAAAAATGTAGGACAAGATGGTCAATCAACAAAGAATTTGATTATGTTTGTCAATTGGGCAAAATAA